In one window of Brenneria goodwinii DNA:
- a CDS encoding Rpn family recombination-promoting nuclease/putative transposase, whose amino-acid sequence MHSHDAIFKQFLSDIDVARDFLSVHLPPSIRERCDFTTLQLESSSFIDDELRSRVSDMLYSLHTEAGKGYIYCVIEHQSRPEKLMAFRLLRYCLAAMQQHLAQGHQALPLVVPLLFYHGKRSPYPYSLRWLDSFDNPQLAEQIYYHTFPLIDLSVIPDEEIKTHRRAALLSLVQKHIRTRDMLELAQDIGLLFERWQVPLTQKRALLLYIVKSGNTSRPADFIKTVAEPLSADREELMTIAQQLKQIGFEEGIEQGMKTSARNIARELLQSGMESDRVQRITKLSADEMRQLISSDGE is encoded by the coding sequence ATGCATTCTCATGATGCAATCTTTAAACAGTTCCTGAGTGATATTGATGTCGCACGGGATTTTTTATCAGTACACCTGCCGCCATCTATTAGGGAACGCTGCGATTTCACCACTTTACAACTAGAATCCTCGTCCTTTATTGACGACGAGTTACGCTCTCGGGTATCTGATATGCTGTATTCTCTCCATACCGAGGCTGGCAAAGGTTATATCTATTGTGTAATAGAGCATCAAAGCCGACCTGAAAAACTGATGGCATTCCGCCTATTACGTTACTGTCTGGCCGCTATGCAACAGCATCTGGCACAAGGCCATCAAGCATTGCCGCTGGTGGTTCCGCTACTATTTTATCATGGGAAACGCAGCCCATATCCCTATAGTCTGCGTTGGCTGGACAGCTTCGATAACCCTCAATTGGCAGAACAAATTTACTACCACACATTTCCTCTGATAGACCTCTCTGTCATTCCAGATGAGGAGATCAAGACTCATCGACGGGCGGCGTTGCTGTCTCTAGTGCAGAAACACATCCGCACGCGGGATATGCTGGAACTGGCCCAGGATATCGGGTTATTATTTGAGCGTTGGCAAGTGCCGCTGACACAGAAAAGAGCGTTACTGCTTTATATTGTGAAAAGCGGCAACACATCCAGACCAGCAGATTTTATTAAAACAGTGGCGGAGCCGCTGTCAGCGGATCGGGAGGAACTTATGACCATCGCTCAGCAACTGAAGCAGATCGGATTTGAAGAAGGCATTGAACAAGGTATGAAAACCAGTGCGCGGAATATCGCTCGCGAACTACTGCAAAGCGGAATGGAAAGCGATCGTGTTCAGCGAATCACCAAACTTTCCGCCGACGAGATGCGGCAATTAATATCATCCGACGGCGAATAA
- a CDS encoding efflux RND transporter periplasmic adaptor subunit, with protein sequence MTETTNEQDSRLALLAELLQLQSRARARETRDELAFFIVNETHNLVKYRQALLWDCEHQRLRAASGLASIDPNAPFCSEFSRLCRQWQQEARQTQALRWLDLPASDRLLWQEHLPEFLLWLPLRRPQGEQPLVLILARDRAWQPAELMLLEKLADAYSHAWLGLGNNRRGNAVVRPHRRRLILAGAIALLLIMLIPVRQSVLAPAEIVAHRPVMVRAPVAGVVDDILVRPNQLIDANQPLVQLDARELENRLESARQAFATADAQYRQAQQQALFDANSKASLAVLQSRREQAQSEMDFLQRQLARMQLVSPRDGVAIFDDASDWIGRSVAIGERIMMIADPHDVELEIQLPAADAIALEKGADVRLFLNVAPNSAQSARLEQIGYRSAPTPDNVMAYRLRARFTQDDPLLRVGLKGTAKLYGQRTLLFVYLLRKPLTTLRVWLGV encoded by the coding sequence ATGACCGAAACAACGAACGAACAGGATAGCCGCCTGGCGCTGCTGGCCGAGCTGCTGCAGTTGCAAAGCCGCGCCAGAGCGCGGGAAACGCGGGATGAACTGGCGTTTTTCATCGTCAATGAAACGCACAATCTGGTGAAGTACCGCCAGGCATTGCTGTGGGATTGCGAACACCAGCGACTGCGTGCGGCGTCCGGTTTGGCGTCCATCGATCCCAACGCGCCCTTTTGCAGCGAATTCAGCCGCCTGTGCCGTCAGTGGCAGCAGGAAGCGCGGCAGACCCAAGCCCTGCGCTGGCTGGATCTGCCGGCCAGCGACCGGTTGCTATGGCAGGAACACCTGCCGGAGTTTTTACTGTGGCTGCCTTTGCGGCGCCCGCAGGGCGAACAGCCGCTGGTGCTGATCCTGGCGCGTGACCGGGCGTGGCAACCCGCCGAACTGATGCTATTGGAAAAGCTGGCCGATGCCTATTCCCATGCCTGGTTGGGGTTAGGCAACAATCGGCGCGGCAACGCCGTTGTCCGTCCGCATCGACGCCGCCTGATACTGGCCGGGGCGATCGCGCTGTTGCTGATTATGCTGATCCCGGTCAGGCAATCGGTACTGGCGCCGGCGGAGATCGTAGCGCATCGCCCGGTGATGGTGCGTGCGCCGGTGGCCGGGGTGGTTGACGATATCCTGGTGCGGCCTAATCAACTGATTGACGCCAATCAGCCTCTGGTTCAGTTGGATGCGCGCGAGCTGGAAAACCGGCTGGAGTCCGCGCGGCAGGCGTTTGCCACCGCCGATGCCCAGTACCGGCAGGCGCAGCAACAGGCGCTGTTTGACGCCAACAGCAAGGCCAGTCTGGCGGTGCTGCAAAGCCGGCGGGAACAGGCGCAAAGCGAAATGGATTTTCTGCAACGGCAGCTGGCGCGTATGCAGTTGGTTTCTCCGCGCGACGGGGTGGCGATTTTTGATGACGCCAGCGACTGGATCGGGCGTTCGGTAGCGATTGGCGAACGCATCATGATGATCGCCGATCCGCACGATGTCGAACTGGAGATCCAGTTACCCGCCGCCGATGCCATTGCGCTGGAGAAAGGGGCCGATGTGCGCTTATTCCTTAACGTTGCGCCAAACTCGGCGCAGTCGGCGCGCCTTGAGCAGATCGGCTATCGTTCGGCGCCCACGCCGGACAACGTGATGGCCTATCGGCTGAGAGCCAGGTTCACCCAGGACGATCCGCTGTTGCGCGTGGGATTGAAAGGCACGGCGAAATTGTATGGTCAGCGCACGCTGCTGTTCGTCTATCTGTTGCGTAAGCCTTTGACTACGCTGCGCGTCTGGTTGGGCGTGTGA
- a CDS encoding DUF485 domain-containing protein, whose protein sequence is MNDAIYQRIESNPLFRELVNKRQRFATLLSLIMLALYVGFILLIAFAPGWLGTPISPDSAITRGIPVGVGLIAISFILTGIYVYRANGEFDRLTKQLLDEVGQ, encoded by the coding sequence ATGAATGACGCCATTTATCAACGGATTGAAAGTAACCCCCTGTTCAGGGAATTGGTAAATAAACGACAGCGCTTCGCCACGCTCCTTTCCCTGATCATGCTGGCGCTTTACGTCGGTTTTATTTTGTTGATCGCCTTTGCGCCCGGCTGGCTGGGAACGCCGATTTCCCCCGATTCGGCCATAACCCGGGGCATTCCCGTCGGCGTTGGATTGATCGCGATCTCCTTCATTCTGACGGGGATCTACGTCTACCGCGCCAACGGCGAATTCGATCGCCTGACTAAACAGTTACTGGATGAGGTAGGGCAATGA
- the actP gene encoding cation/acetate symporter ActP: MKTRFMLLSVLIALPSLTLAADALTGDVQRQPLNIQAIVMFLLFVSATLYITYWASKRTRSRSDYYTAGGSITGFQNGLAIAGDYMSAASFLGISALVYTSGYDGLIYSLGFLVGWPIILFLIAERLRNLGRYTFADVASYRLNQRAIRSLSACGSLVVVALYLIAQMVGAGKLIELLFGLNYHIAVILVGILMVMYVMFGGMLATTWVQIIKAVLLLFGATFMAVMVMKSVNFSFDTLFQQAMAVHPKGADIMRPGGLVSDPVSALSLGLGLMFGTAGLPHILMRFFTVSDAKEARKSVFFATGFMGYFYFLTFIIGFGAILLVSANPDFKDASGALIGGNNMAAVHLADAVGGNFFLGFISAVAFATILAVVAGLTLAGASAVSHDLYSNVIKKGKATERDELKVSKITVLVLGLVAIALGILFENQNIAFMVGLAFSIAASCNFPIIILSMYWSKLTTRGATAGGWAGLLTAVILMILGPTVWVTILGHETPVYPYEYPALFSMLVAFIGIWLFSITDGSEAGQQERARFHSQFVRSQTGVGASRSGAH; the protein is encoded by the coding sequence ATGAAAACACGCTTCATGCTACTGTCCGTATTGATCGCCTTACCTTCGCTGACCCTGGCGGCGGACGCGTTGACCGGCGATGTTCAGCGTCAGCCGCTGAATATTCAGGCCATCGTGATGTTCCTGCTGTTTGTCAGCGCCACGCTGTATATCACCTACTGGGCCTCCAAACGAACCCGATCCCGCAGCGACTATTATACCGCCGGCGGCAGCATTACCGGCTTCCAGAACGGGTTGGCAATCGCCGGTGACTATATGTCGGCGGCATCCTTTCTGGGGATCTCGGCGCTGGTTTACACCTCCGGCTATGACGGTCTGATCTATTCGCTCGGCTTTCTGGTCGGCTGGCCCATCATCCTGTTTCTGATTGCGGAGCGTCTGCGTAATCTGGGACGTTACACCTTCGCCGACGTGGCCTCTTACCGCCTCAATCAGCGCGCGATCCGCAGTCTGTCGGCCTGTGGTTCGCTGGTGGTGGTGGCGCTGTATCTTATTGCCCAAATGGTGGGCGCGGGCAAACTGATCGAATTGCTGTTCGGCCTGAACTACCACATCGCCGTCATTCTGGTCGGTATTCTGATGGTGATGTATGTCATGTTCGGCGGCATGCTGGCCACCACCTGGGTACAGATCATCAAAGCGGTGCTGCTGCTGTTCGGCGCCACCTTCATGGCCGTGATGGTGATGAAATCCGTCAACTTCAGCTTCGACACGCTGTTTCAACAGGCGATGGCCGTCCACCCGAAAGGCGCCGACATCATGCGCCCCGGCGGATTGGTATCCGACCCGGTATCCGCGCTCTCTCTCGGCCTGGGATTGATGTTCGGCACGGCGGGTCTGCCGCATATCCTGATGCGCTTCTTCACCGTCAGCGATGCCAAAGAGGCGCGGAAAAGCGTATTTTTCGCCACCGGATTTATGGGGTACTTCTACTTCCTGACGTTTATTATCGGCTTTGGCGCTATCCTGCTGGTCAGCGCGAATCCTGACTTTAAAGATGCCTCCGGCGCGCTTATCGGCGGCAACAACATGGCGGCGGTTCACCTGGCGGATGCGGTGGGCGGCAACTTCTTCCTCGGTTTTATCTCCGCCGTCGCCTTTGCGACCATTCTGGCGGTGGTGGCCGGATTAACGCTGGCGGGGGCTTCGGCGGTTTCCCATGACCTCTACTCCAATGTGATCAAGAAAGGAAAAGCCACCGAACGCGATGAGCTCAAAGTCTCGAAAATAACCGTACTGGTGCTGGGTCTGGTCGCCATCGCGCTCGGCATTCTGTTTGAGAACCAGAATATCGCCTTTATGGTGGGTCTGGCCTTTTCCATCGCCGCCAGTTGCAACTTCCCCATCATTATCCTTTCCATGTACTGGTCAAAGCTTACCACGCGCGGAGCAACGGCGGGCGGCTGGGCCGGGCTGCTGACGGCCGTCATTCTGATGATCCTGGGACCGACGGTATGGGTAACCATCCTCGGCCATGAGACGCCGGTTTATCCCTATGAGTATCCGGCGTTGTTCTCCATGCTGGTGGCCTTTATCGGTATCTGGCTGTTCTCGATAACGGACGGCTCCGAGGCTGGGCAGCAGGAGCGCGCGCGCTTCCATTCCCAGTTCGTCCGCTCGCAAACCGGGGTTGGCGCATCGCGCAGCGGCGCGCATTAG
- a CDS encoding efflux RND transporter periplasmic adaptor subunit, whose amino-acid sequence MKALPFLLAGALLAPLWAQAAANGDIRVQLSALRYTTLSSEISAKVTDIAVKEGEHFKQGDTLLTFDCTVLKEKQNYSAAAENAARKKLAIANRLDKLNSISLSDVDQARSAVSMAQAENGVNRAMLQRCAIKAPFSGRVTETKVKRWESVPEGKELLSIYDDSAFELEMIVPSRWLVWLKQGNTFQVTLDETGLSYPAEISRISSAVEPVSQSVKVFGRITQSTAGLLPGMSGVALMTPPTAAGSAP is encoded by the coding sequence ATGAAGGCGCTGCCGTTTCTGCTGGCGGGGGCGTTGCTGGCCCCCTTATGGGCGCAGGCGGCCGCTAACGGCGATATCCGCGTGCAGCTCAGCGCGTTGCGCTACACCACGCTTTCCAGCGAAATTTCGGCCAAGGTGACGGATATCGCGGTGAAAGAGGGCGAGCATTTTAAACAGGGCGATACGCTGCTGACCTTCGACTGTACGGTTTTGAAGGAAAAACAGAACTATTCCGCCGCCGCTGAAAACGCCGCCCGTAAGAAACTGGCGATCGCCAACCGGCTGGATAAGCTCAATTCGATCAGCCTGTCTGACGTGGATCAGGCCCGTTCGGCGGTTTCCATGGCGCAGGCGGAAAACGGCGTGAACCGCGCCATGCTGCAACGCTGCGCCATCAAAGCGCCGTTCTCCGGCCGGGTAACGGAGACCAAAGTGAAACGCTGGGAGTCGGTGCCGGAAGGCAAGGAACTGCTATCGATTTACGATGACAGCGCGTTTGAGCTGGAAATGATCGTGCCGTCTCGCTGGCTGGTGTGGCTGAAGCAGGGGAATACCTTTCAGGTCACGCTGGATGAAACCGGGCTGAGCTATCCGGCGGAAATCAGCCGCATCTCTTCGGCGGTGGAGCCGGTCAGCCAGTCGGTCAAGGTATTTGGACGCATCACGCAATCCACCGCCGGGCTGTTGCCGGGGATGAGCGGGGTGGCGCTGATGACGCCGCCAACGGCGGCCGGTAGCGCGCCATGA
- a CDS encoding TolC family protein, with product MNQHIAKLWENKQHSGGSLALKLAISLACLGLAGCAVKPEPVTTEQQVQQALSDRTQMFANQEPVRGTITLDEAIARALKYNLQQRVALMEQAMEDNLIGVSSLDMLPKLAARAGLQTRDNVAGSSSESVTTGEQSLEASTSQDKTLRTADLSLSWNVLDFGISYFNAKMQANKSLAAEERRRRVVADITRQVRTAYWEAATAQRLQPEVTAALVEARQSLEYARQTEQQRLLAPVDALRFQKNMLEMVRQLEIVDSDLVMAKSRLAALMNLPPASKFDVVVPGESSLTAPKLAYTLDDLENFSMVKRPEVREESYLARNSVLETRKSLLRLLPGVSLFAGINGDSNSYLVNHQWASAGLQVSGNLLNVLSWSPVKRAGEANEELAEVRRQALRMAVLTQVNVAWQEYQQSTRMFSRYQELARIQRGILSQTELTVRNRAATQMEQVRVSTETILTTRARDRSFADVQNALGAVYQAAGLDVLPDNVGDTSLAALSNTIARTTGNIETGSVPVPRLSLASPTAIAAATAPTVTQPVAVAAAPAAISGKPYRTVNTDMWDNLQSLQSGGSQ from the coding sequence GTGAATCAGCACATAGCGAAACTCTGGGAAAACAAGCAACACTCTGGCGGTTCCCTGGCTCTTAAATTGGCGATAAGCCTGGCCTGTCTGGGGCTGGCCGGGTGCGCGGTAAAGCCTGAACCGGTGACGACGGAACAGCAGGTGCAGCAGGCATTAAGCGATCGGACGCAGATGTTCGCCAATCAGGAGCCGGTACGCGGCACTATCACGCTGGACGAGGCGATTGCCCGCGCGCTGAAATACAATCTGCAACAGCGGGTGGCGCTGATGGAACAGGCGATGGAGGATAACCTGATCGGCGTTTCCAGTCTGGATATGTTGCCTAAGCTGGCCGCGCGGGCGGGGCTGCAAACCCGCGACAACGTGGCCGGATCCAGCAGTGAATCGGTGACCACCGGCGAGCAGTCGCTGGAAGCCTCCACCAGCCAGGATAAAACCCTGCGCACGGCGGATTTGTCATTGAGCTGGAACGTGCTGGATTTCGGCATCAGCTATTTCAACGCCAAAATGCAGGCGAATAAATCGCTGGCGGCCGAAGAGCGCCGCCGCCGCGTGGTGGCGGATATTACCCGTCAGGTGCGCACCGCCTATTGGGAGGCGGCCACCGCCCAGCGTTTACAGCCGGAGGTGACGGCGGCGCTGGTCGAGGCGCGGCAGTCACTGGAATATGCCCGCCAGACCGAGCAACAGCGCCTGTTGGCGCCGGTAGACGCGCTGCGTTTCCAGAAAAATATGCTGGAAATGGTGCGCCAGCTTGAGATTGTCGATAGCGATCTGGTGATGGCCAAGTCCCGCCTGGCCGCGTTGATGAACCTGCCGCCCGCCAGTAAATTTGATGTGGTCGTGCCCGGTGAAAGCAGTCTGACGGCGCCGAAACTGGCCTATACCCTCGACGATCTGGAAAACTTCTCGATGGTGAAACGGCCTGAAGTGCGTGAAGAGAGCTATCTGGCGCGCAATTCGGTGCTGGAAACCCGCAAATCGCTGTTGCGCCTGTTGCCGGGCGTGTCGTTGTTTGCCGGTATCAACGGCGACAGCAACAGCTATTTGGTGAACCACCAATGGGCCAGCGCCGGATTACAGGTCAGCGGCAACCTGCTGAATGTGCTCTCCTGGTCGCCGGTGAAACGCGCCGGCGAGGCGAACGAAGAACTGGCGGAAGTGCGCCGTCAGGCGCTGCGTATGGCGGTACTGACGCAGGTGAACGTAGCCTGGCAGGAGTATCAGCAAAGCACGCGCATGTTCAGCCGTTATCAGGAACTGGCCCGCATTCAGCGCGGCATTCTCAGTCAGACCGAGCTGACCGTGCGCAATCGGGCGGCGACGCAGATGGAACAGGTGCGCGTCAGCACGGAAACCATCCTGACCACCCGCGCGCGCGACCGCAGCTTTGCGGATGTGCAAAACGCACTGGGCGCGGTGTATCAGGCCGCCGGTCTGGATGTGCTGCCTGATAACGTCGGCGATACCAGTCTGGCCGCATTGAGCAATACCATCGCCCGCACCACCGGCAATATTGAAACCGGCAGCGTGCCGGTGCCGCGTCTCTCCCTGGCTTCGCCGACCGCGATAGCCGCCGCGACGGCGCCGACCGTCACTCAACCCGTTGCTGTCGCCGCCGCGCCGGCCGCCATTTCCGGCAAGCCCTACCGCACGGTAAATACGGATATGTGGGATAACCTGCAATCGCTGCAGTCCGGGGGATCGCAGTGA
- the acs gene encoding acetate--CoA ligase, whose translation MTQYHKHAIPAAIAENTLINADQYKRMYQQSVDDTTSFWREQGGILDWIKPYQQVKNTSFDPGHIRIRWFEDGTLNVAANCLDRHLAERGDQTAIIWEGDDAEESKTVTYRELYHAVCRFANALKSQGIQKGDVVAIYMPMVPEAAIAMLACARIGAIHSVIFAGFSPEAIAGRIIDSSAKLVITADEGIRAGRIIPLKKNIDEALKNPAVTSIANVIVYQRTGKQGEWVTGRDLWWHDLIEQSDDRCPPEEMNAEDPLFILYTSGSTGKPKGVLHTTGGYLVYAAITFKYVFDYHPGDIYWCTADVGWITGHSYLLYGPLACGAVTLMFEGVPNWPDARRMAQIVDKHRVNILYTAPTAIRALMAEGDKSIEGTSRDSLKIMGSVGEPINPEAWEWYFNKIGNGKCPIVDTWWQTETGGLMITPLPGAIETKPGSATYPFFGVQPALVDNLGNPQDGVCEGNLVITDSWPGQARTLFGDHERFEQTYFSTFKGMYFSGDGARRDEDGYYWITGRVDDVLNVSGHRLGTAEIESALVAHPKIAEAAVVGIPHSLKGQAIYAYITLNHGEEPSSELYTEVRNWVRKEIGAIATPDILHWTDSLPKTRSGKIMRRILRKIAAGDTSNLGDTSTLADPGVVEKLLEEKQAMHAAPQ comes from the coding sequence ATGACTCAATATCATAAACACGCAATACCGGCCGCCATCGCGGAAAATACCCTGATAAACGCCGACCAATATAAAAGGATGTATCAGCAATCGGTTGATGATACTACATCTTTTTGGCGTGAGCAGGGGGGAATTCTTGATTGGATCAAACCCTATCAGCAAGTGAAAAATACATCATTTGATCCTGGTCATATCCGCATTCGCTGGTTCGAAGACGGGACGCTAAACGTGGCGGCCAACTGTCTGGACCGCCATCTTGCGGAACGCGGCGATCAAACCGCGATAATCTGGGAAGGCGACGATGCCGAAGAAAGTAAAACCGTCACCTACCGCGAGTTGTACCATGCCGTCTGCCGTTTCGCCAATGCCTTGAAATCGCAGGGAATACAGAAAGGCGATGTGGTCGCCATCTATATGCCGATGGTGCCGGAAGCGGCCATTGCCATGCTGGCTTGCGCCCGCATCGGCGCGATTCATTCAGTGATCTTCGCCGGCTTTTCCCCGGAAGCCATCGCCGGGCGCATCATCGATTCCAGCGCCAAACTGGTGATTACCGCCGACGAAGGCATCCGCGCCGGACGCATCATCCCGCTGAAGAAAAACATCGATGAAGCGTTAAAAAATCCCGCAGTAACAAGCATCGCCAATGTGATTGTTTACCAACGAACCGGCAAACAAGGGGAATGGGTAACCGGCCGCGATCTCTGGTGGCACGATCTGATCGAACAATCTGACGATCGGTGTCCGCCGGAAGAGATGAATGCCGAAGATCCGCTGTTTATCCTTTATACCTCGGGATCCACCGGCAAACCCAAAGGCGTGTTGCACACCACCGGCGGTTACCTGGTTTACGCGGCGATAACCTTTAAGTATGTCTTTGACTACCACCCCGGTGATATTTACTGGTGCACCGCGGATGTCGGCTGGATCACCGGCCATAGCTATCTATTATATGGGCCGCTGGCCTGCGGCGCCGTTACGCTGATGTTCGAAGGCGTCCCCAACTGGCCGGATGCCCGGCGCATGGCGCAGATTGTCGATAAACATCGGGTCAATATTCTCTACACCGCGCCCACGGCAATCCGCGCTTTAATGGCCGAGGGCGATAAGTCCATTGAAGGAACCTCACGGGATTCACTGAAAATCATGGGTTCCGTCGGGGAACCGATCAATCCGGAAGCCTGGGAGTGGTACTTCAACAAAATCGGCAATGGCAAGTGCCCGATCGTCGATACCTGGTGGCAAACCGAAACCGGCGGCCTCATGATTACTCCGCTGCCCGGCGCGATTGAGACCAAACCCGGTTCGGCGACTTACCCTTTCTTTGGCGTGCAGCCGGCGCTGGTGGATAACCTGGGTAATCCGCAGGACGGCGTCTGCGAAGGCAATTTGGTGATAACCGACTCCTGGCCGGGTCAGGCCCGCACCCTGTTTGGCGATCATGAGCGCTTTGAACAAACCTACTTTTCCACCTTCAAAGGCATGTATTTCAGCGGCGACGGCGCTCGCCGTGATGAAGACGGCTATTACTGGATCACCGGGCGCGTGGATGACGTGTTGAACGTTTCCGGCCACCGATTGGGCACGGCGGAAATAGAATCCGCGCTGGTTGCGCATCCTAAAATCGCCGAAGCGGCGGTGGTAGGCATTCCGCACAGCCTGAAAGGCCAGGCTATTTATGCCTATATCACGCTGAACCACGGTGAAGAGCCTTCCAGCGAACTGTATACGGAAGTTCGCAACTGGGTACGTAAAGAAATCGGCGCGATCGCCACGCCGGACATCCTCCACTGGACCGACTCGCTGCCGAAAACGCGCTCCGGTAAAATCATGCGCCGTATTTTGCGCAAAATCGCAGCGGGCGACACCAGTAACCTGGGGGATACCTCAACCTTGGCCGATCCCGGCGTGGTGGAAAAACTGCTGGAAGAAAAACAGGCGATGCACGCCGCGCCCCAATGA
- a CDS encoding HlyD family efflux transporter periplasmic adaptor subunit: MPGLSAPTASDSPVPRLSPLRDELILHAGPANRDGSPSWTLEDPLRGLFFRIGWAEMAMLSRWSLGEAAKIVAEINQTLPLTVEERDVQYFSRFLQANSLTRASGDEALAQFGRQLAGTQTSVWRKLLKNYLFFRIPLWHPDRFLTATLPKVEPFFSRWFFKLTLMAALLGLFLAGRQWETFKHTFLHFFTLEGAALAGITLCFTKVLHELGHAYTCKRFGARVATMGVAFLVMMPVLYTDTSGAWKLTRHRQRMAIGAAGMLTELTLAAWATLAWSFLPDGMLRSAAFMLATTTWIMTLAINLSPLMRFDGYFLLSDWLQIPNLQQRGFAIGRWRMREWLFGLGDAPPEPFPRWLQRTLVGYAFCVWVYRFFLFTGIAILVYHMAFKLLGMLLFAVEIGYFVIMPVVNELREWSKRRKDYRMNRNMMVTLASGCVLLLLLAIPWQRTVYAPALLRAEQQGSLYMPLPAMIDRIDIEVGQPVQAGQVLFSLSSDALLHEQQQLERQIATLSWQGAFQVFNKETAGEHLRVNQEREAAQQKLAVLQRQSAQLTVRAPMSGVVADVATPLAQGEWLAQGEWLAVITKPSGGLVEAFVSEKDWQRLSVGGQGHFYPLDVGSPALPVTIVDIDHTATRDLSAVPELASTYGGDIATLSDAQRKLHPEQVVYRVVLSLPADSPSQQQMLRGTVAMDGEAQSLLVRGWKLVSAVLIREMSF; this comes from the coding sequence ATGCCGGGATTGTCCGCGCCCACGGCGAGCGATAGCCCGGTTCCCCGGCTTAGTCCGCTACGGGATGAGCTGATCCTGCATGCCGGTCCCGCCAACCGTGACGGATCGCCCAGTTGGACGCTGGAAGATCCGCTGCGCGGTCTGTTTTTCCGTATCGGCTGGGCGGAAATGGCGATGCTGTCGCGCTGGTCGCTGGGGGAGGCGGCGAAAATTGTCGCGGAGATCAACCAGACGCTGCCGCTGACTGTCGAAGAGCGCGATGTGCAGTATTTCAGCCGTTTTTTGCAGGCCAATAGCCTGACGCGGGCATCGGGCGATGAAGCGCTGGCGCAGTTTGGGCGGCAACTGGCAGGAACGCAGACTTCCGTGTGGCGTAAGCTGCTGAAGAACTATCTGTTTTTCCGCATTCCATTGTGGCATCCCGACCGTTTTCTGACCGCCACGTTACCGAAGGTGGAACCCTTTTTCAGCCGTTGGTTTTTTAAACTGACGCTGATGGCGGCACTGCTGGGGCTGTTTCTGGCCGGTCGCCAATGGGAAACCTTCAAGCACACCTTTCTGCACTTCTTCACTCTGGAAGGGGCCGCGCTGGCGGGGATCACGCTGTGTTTCACCAAAGTGCTGCATGAACTGGGGCATGCCTATACCTGCAAGCGTTTTGGCGCGCGGGTCGCCACCATGGGCGTCGCCTTTCTGGTGATGATGCCGGTGCTGTATACCGATACCTCAGGGGCATGGAAACTGACCCGCCACCGGCAGCGCATGGCGATTGGCGCCGCCGGTATGCTTACCGAGCTGACGCTGGCCGCCTGGGCGACGCTGGCCTGGAGTTTCCTGCCGGACGGCATGCTGCGTAGCGCGGCCTTTATGCTGGCGACCACCACCTGGATCATGACGCTGGCGATCAACCTCAGCCCGCTGATGCGCTTTGACGGCTATTTTCTGCTGTCGGACTGGCTTCAGATCCCGAATCTGCAACAGCGGGGCTTTGCCATCGGCCGCTGGCGGATGCGCGAGTGGTTGTTCGGCCTGGGGGATGCCCCGCCGGAGCCGTTTCCCCGCTGGCTGCAACGCACATTGGTTGGCTACGCCTTCTGCGTGTGGGTGTATCGCTTCTTTCTGTTTACCGGCATCGCCATTTTGGTTTACCACATGGCGTTCAAACTGCTGGGCATGCTGCTGTTCGCGGTGGAAATCGGTTATTTCGTGATAATGCCGGTGGTGAATGAACTACGCGAGTGGAGTAAACGCCGCAAGGATTACCGTATGAACCGTAATATGATGGTGACATTGGCCTCAGGCTGCGTGTTATTGCTGCTGTTGGCGATCCCCTGGCAGCGCACCGTTTATGCGCCGGCGCTGTTGCGCGCCGAGCAGCAAGGCAGCCTGTATATGCCGCTGCCCGCGATGATTGACCGTATTGATATTGAGGTCGGTCAACCGGTGCAGGCCGGACAGGTGTTGTTTTCGCTCTCCTCCGACGCGCTATTGCATGAACAACAGCAGTTGGAACGGCAGATTGCCACGCTCAGTTGGCAGGGGGCGTTTCAGGTCTTTAATAAAGAGACTGCGGGGGAACACCTGCGGGTGAATCAGGAACGTGAAGCGGCGCAGCAAAAACTGGCGGTGCTGCAACGACAGTCGGCGCAGTTGACGGTGCGCGCGCCGATGAGCGGCGTGGTGGCCGACGTCGCCACGCCGCTGGCGCAGGGCGAGTGGCTGGCGCAGGGCGAATGGCTGGCGGTGATAACCAAGCCGTCCGGCGGCCTGGTGGAGGCGTTTGTTTCGGAAAAAGACTGGCAACGGCTGAGCGTGGGCGGACAGGGGCATTTTTACCCGTTGGACGTCGGCAGTCCGGCCTTGCCGGTGACGATCGTGGATATCGATCACACCGCCACGCGTGATTTAAGCGCCGTTCCGGAACTGGCCTCAACGTACGGCGGCGATATCGCGACGCTGAGCGACGCACAGCGTAAGCTGCATCCCGAGCAGGTGGTTTACCGGGTGGTGTTAAGCCTGCCTGCCGACAGCCCGAGCCAGCAACAGATGCTGCGCGGAACGGTAGCCATGGACGGCGAAGCGCAAAGCCTGCTGGTTCGCGGCTGGAAACTGGTATCGGCGGTACTGATCAGGGAAATGTCGTTTTAG